In a single window of the Nocardioides massiliensis genome:
- a CDS encoding DUF1707 SHOCT-like domain-containing protein, protein MAKEDPRLHRLRVGDSERYAAVDALGEHYVAGRLDAEEHQQRCGQALQARTGADLMRLFADLPLPHPDLLPAVASSPRPTPPARPRRTYPTALVAVVAIVALMAVVRAPFLVLLLVGVAIYLVLSRRG, encoded by the coding sequence ATGGCCAAGGAGGATCCCCGGCTGCACCGGCTCCGGGTCGGCGACAGCGAGCGGTACGCCGCGGTGGACGCCCTCGGGGAGCACTACGTCGCCGGTCGGCTGGACGCCGAGGAGCACCAGCAGCGCTGCGGCCAGGCGCTGCAGGCGCGGACCGGCGCCGATCTGATGCGGCTCTTCGCCGACCTGCCGCTCCCGCACCCCGACCTGCTGCCGGCCGTGGCGTCGTCGCCGAGGCCCACGCCGCCGGCGCGCCCACGGCGTACCTATCCCACGGCACTGGTCGCGGTGGTCGCGATCGTGGCGTTGATGGCGGTCGTGCGTGCGCCGTTCCTCGTCCTGCTGCTGGTGGGAGTCGCCATCTACCTGGTGCTGTCCCGCCGCGGTTGA
- a CDS encoding MBL fold metallo-hydrolase produces the protein MSDPTLEPDTGLVELRPGCWGWRTAFADLTLGVVTGRDGAVVVDTGPTEAHATAFADAIEARGLGPVVAVVNTHVHWDHVLGNAVFADRWPDAVVLAQENAAAATIAHVEEFRRTLAEPGSPYAASEHLDGLRTARVRPATDTLSSARVLDLGDRYVEVIHPGPAHTDGDVVVHVPDAALVFVGDLVEESAPPSYGEDSFPLTWHTALDLVVQMLPEHAVVVPGHGAPVGRAFVEEQRGGIGVVATTISDLAGRGISPGDALGASTWPFPVEALEHAVRRGYAHLPRGARQLPLA, from the coding sequence ATGAGTGATCCCACACTGGAGCCCGACACCGGCCTGGTCGAGCTGCGCCCCGGCTGCTGGGGCTGGCGCACCGCGTTCGCCGACCTGACCCTCGGGGTGGTCACGGGCCGCGACGGCGCGGTCGTCGTCGACACCGGCCCGACCGAGGCGCACGCCACCGCCTTCGCCGACGCGATCGAGGCGCGCGGCCTGGGCCCGGTCGTCGCGGTCGTCAACACCCATGTCCACTGGGACCACGTCCTGGGCAACGCGGTCTTCGCCGACCGCTGGCCCGACGCCGTCGTGCTGGCGCAGGAGAACGCCGCCGCCGCGACCATCGCCCACGTCGAGGAGTTCCGCCGCACCCTGGCTGAGCCGGGGTCGCCGTACGCCGCCAGCGAGCACCTCGACGGGTTGCGCACCGCGCGCGTGCGCCCGGCGACCGACACGCTGTCCTCGGCGCGCGTGCTCGACCTCGGCGACCGCTACGTCGAGGTGATCCACCCGGGCCCCGCCCACACCGACGGCGACGTCGTGGTGCACGTGCCCGACGCCGCGCTCGTCTTCGTCGGCGACCTGGTCGAGGAGTCGGCGCCCCCGTCGTACGGCGAGGACTCCTTCCCGCTGACCTGGCACACCGCGCTGGACCTCGTCGTGCAGATGCTGCCCGAGCACGCGGTCGTGGTGCCCGGTCACGGCGCCCCGGTCGGCCGGGCGTTCGTCGAGGAGCAGCGTGGCGGCATCGGCGTGGTCGCCACGACCATCAGCGACCTGGCCGGACGCGGCATCTCCCCCGGCGACGCTCTGGGCGCCAGCACCTGGCCGTTCCCCGTCGAGGCGTTGGAGCACGCCGTACGCCGCGGGTACGCCCACCTGCCGCGCGGCGCCCGCCAGCTGCCGCTGGCCTGA
- the hrcA gene encoding heat-inducible transcriptional repressor HrcA: protein MVEERRLAVLRAIVEDYVSTQEPVGSKALVDRHQLGVSPATVRNDMAALEEEGLIAQPHTSAGRVPTDKGYRLFVDKLSTVKPLSAAERRAITTLLEGAVDLDDVVQRSVRLLAQLTRQVAVVQYPILARSTVRHVELVPLTPTRMLSVLILSTGRVEQRVIELPDELSEDDLSRLRTDVNRAVVGERIADAADRLGEITQESASAGLAATTVVVASLIEAMSDHRSDERVVVGGTANLARFGDGYETTIRPMLEALEEHVVLLRLLGEATSSSTVTVRIGREGPVQELSGTSVVATGYGPRDEALATLGIVGPTRMDYPGSMAAVRAVARYVSRILEE, encoded by the coding sequence ATGGTCGAGGAGCGACGACTGGCCGTGCTGCGCGCGATCGTCGAGGACTACGTCTCCACGCAGGAGCCGGTCGGCTCGAAGGCCCTGGTCGACCGCCACCAGCTGGGCGTGTCCCCGGCGACGGTGCGCAACGACATGGCCGCGCTGGAGGAGGAGGGCCTCATCGCCCAGCCGCACACCAGCGCCGGGCGGGTGCCCACCGACAAGGGCTACCGGCTCTTCGTCGACAAGCTCAGCACGGTCAAGCCGCTGTCGGCCGCGGAGCGCCGGGCGATCACGACCCTGCTCGAGGGGGCGGTCGACCTGGACGACGTCGTCCAGCGCAGCGTGCGACTGCTGGCGCAGCTGACCCGCCAGGTGGCGGTCGTGCAGTACCCCATCCTCGCGCGCTCCACGGTGCGCCACGTCGAGCTCGTCCCGCTCACCCCCACGCGCATGCTCAGCGTGCTGATCCTCAGCACGGGGCGCGTGGAGCAGCGGGTGATCGAGCTGCCCGACGAGCTCTCCGAGGACGACCTGTCCCGGCTGCGCACCGACGTCAACCGGGCCGTGGTCGGGGAGCGCATCGCCGATGCCGCCGACCGGCTCGGCGAGATCACCCAGGAGAGCGCGAGCGCCGGTCTCGCGGCCACGACCGTCGTCGTCGCCTCCCTGATCGAGGCGATGAGCGACCACCGCTCCGACGAGCGCGTGGTCGTGGGCGGCACGGCCAACCTCGCCCGCTTCGGCGACGGCTACGAGACCACCATCCGGCCGATGCTGGAGGCGCTCGAGGAGCACGTCGTCCTGCTCCGTCTGCTGGGGGAGGCCACGTCCTCCTCCACCGTCACCGTCCGGATCGGACGGGAGGGGCCGGTGCAGGAGCTGTCCGGCACCTCGGTCGTGGCCACCGGCTACGGCCCCCGCGACGAGGCCTTGGCGACCCTCGGCATCGTCGGACCCACGCGCATGGACTACCCCGGGTCGATGGCAGCGGTGCGCGCTGTCGCACGCTACGTGTCCCGGATCCTCGAGGAGTGA
- the dnaJ gene encoding molecular chaperone DnaJ: MSQDLYDVLGVSRDADADAIKKAYRRLARQLHPDVNPDPETQERFKEVSRAYEVLSDPEKRRHYDMGGDPFGGAGGFGGAGQGFSFTDIMDAFFGQSAGQAQGRGPRPRVRRGQDALIRLEVELAEAAFGVTRELKVDTAVTCGTCAGDGAAPGSKPVTCETCRGRGEVHQVQRSFLGEIRTMRPCAACRGFGTIIPEPCRECSGDGRVRSRRTLTVKIPPGVDTGTRVQLSGQGEVGPGGGPAGDLYVEMHVADHPTFTRQGTDLLATVTLPMTAAALGTTLELPTLEADLVESGAVTDVETTVPLEIQPGTQSGAETVLHGRGVPSLRGTGRGDLVVRVLVETPTRLDARQEELLRELAALREETHPDGQVHASHKGVFGRLRDAFK, translated from the coding sequence ATGAGTCAGGACCTGTACGACGTGCTCGGGGTGTCCCGCGACGCCGACGCCGACGCCATCAAGAAGGCGTACCGGCGGCTCGCGCGACAGCTCCACCCGGACGTCAACCCGGACCCGGAGACCCAGGAGCGGTTCAAGGAGGTCTCCCGGGCCTACGAGGTGCTCTCCGACCCGGAGAAGCGCCGCCACTACGACATGGGCGGTGACCCGTTCGGTGGTGCGGGCGGCTTCGGCGGAGCCGGTCAGGGCTTTTCCTTCACCGACATCATGGACGCCTTCTTCGGCCAGTCGGCCGGCCAGGCGCAGGGTCGTGGCCCGCGTCCGCGCGTGCGCCGCGGCCAGGACGCGCTCATCCGGCTCGAGGTCGAGCTGGCCGAGGCGGCGTTCGGCGTCACGCGCGAGCTCAAGGTCGACACCGCGGTGACGTGCGGCACCTGCGCGGGCGACGGGGCCGCGCCCGGCAGCAAGCCGGTGACCTGCGAGACCTGCCGCGGACGCGGCGAGGTCCACCAGGTGCAGCGCTCGTTCCTCGGCGAGATCCGCACGATGCGTCCGTGTGCGGCCTGTCGCGGCTTCGGCACGATCATCCCCGAGCCGTGTCGCGAGTGCTCCGGCGACGGCCGCGTGCGCTCGCGTCGCACGCTGACCGTGAAGATCCCGCCGGGCGTCGACACCGGCACCCGGGTCCAGCTGTCCGGCCAGGGCGAGGTCGGTCCCGGTGGCGGGCCTGCGGGCGACCTGTACGTCGAGATGCACGTCGCCGACCACCCGACCTTCACCCGGCAGGGCACCGACCTGCTGGCGACCGTGACGCTGCCGATGACGGCGGCCGCGCTCGGCACCACCCTCGAGCTGCCCACGCTGGAGGCGGACCTGGTCGAGTCCGGCGCGGTCACGGACGTGGAGACCACGGTGCCGCTGGAGATCCAGCCCGGCACGCAGTCGGGTGCGGAGACGGTGCTGCACGGCCGCGGCGTCCCGAGCCTGCGCGGTACGGGGCGCGGTGACCTCGTCGTGCGGGTGCTCGTCGAGACTCCGACCCGGCTCGACGCCCGCCAGGAAGAACTGCTGCGCGAGCTCGCGGCGCTGCGCGAGGAGACCCACCCCGATGGGCAGGTCCACGCCTCCCACAAGGGTGTCTTCGGCCGGCTGCGCGACGCCTTCAAGTGA
- a CDS encoding 16S rRNA (uracil(1498)-N(3))-methyltransferase, with translation MTLPVYRHPDLAGVRAGRDLVVDGDEAHHAVVVRRTRAGERVVLADGAGTSALCTVTAAAKGRLEVRVEECAADPEPLPRVSVVQAVPKGERGELAVSVLTEVGVARVVPWAAERCVATWKGERAAKGRAKWEATARESAKQARRTWFPDVAALASTDDVVALVGETDLALVLHEAEGGVAIDALDLSDVRDVLVVVGPEGGLSDAELDRLTAAGARTVRLGAEVLRTSTAGVAAVAALLSRTPRWGA, from the coding sequence GTGACCCTCCCGGTCTACCGGCACCCCGACCTGGCCGGGGTACGCGCGGGCCGGGACCTCGTCGTGGACGGCGACGAGGCCCACCACGCGGTCGTCGTACGGCGTACGCGGGCCGGCGAGCGGGTGGTCCTCGCCGACGGCGCCGGGACGTCCGCGCTGTGCACGGTGACCGCGGCGGCCAAGGGCCGGCTCGAGGTGCGCGTGGAGGAGTGCGCGGCCGATCCCGAGCCGCTGCCCCGCGTGAGCGTCGTCCAGGCGGTGCCGAAGGGTGAGCGCGGCGAGCTCGCGGTCAGCGTGCTGACCGAGGTGGGCGTGGCGCGGGTCGTGCCGTGGGCGGCCGAGCGGTGCGTGGCGACCTGGAAGGGCGAGCGCGCCGCCAAGGGCCGCGCGAAGTGGGAGGCCACCGCGCGGGAGTCGGCCAAGCAGGCGCGGCGGACGTGGTTCCCGGACGTGGCCGCCCTGGCGTCCACCGACGACGTCGTCGCCCTGGTGGGCGAGACCGACCTCGCCCTCGTCCTGCACGAGGCTGAGGGCGGTGTGGCGATCGACGCACTCGACCTCTCCGACGTCCGCGACGTCCTCGTCGTGGTCGGGCCGGAGGGCGGGCTGAGCGACGCGGAGCTGGACCGGCTCACGGCCGCCGGCGCCCGCACGGTCCGGCTGGGTGCGGAGGTGCTGCGCACCTCGACCGCCGGCGTCGCCGCCGTGGCCGCACTGCTCAGCCGCACCCCGCGCTGGGGCGCGTGA
- a CDS encoding Gmad2 immunoglobulin-like domain-containing protein: protein MTASPFRLRRTTALAAGALALSVALTACGEDDTTGTVSEPETSATPSETPDPEPTETPSPSEPAASPTTYADDTGRITVTSIPSDDVVSSPFEVSGEANVFEANVRWQLLRGEEVVEDGFTTAEFAMEMAPYSFTVEAEPGDYTLVVFEEDASDGEGNAPPRVEIPITVG from the coding sequence ATGACCGCCTCCCCGTTCCGCCTCCGCCGTACGACGGCCCTCGCCGCAGGCGCCCTGGCGCTCAGCGTCGCGCTGACCGCCTGCGGGGAGGACGACACGACCGGCACCGTCAGCGAGCCGGAGACGTCCGCCACCCCCAGCGAGACCCCCGACCCCGAGCCCACCGAGACCCCCTCGCCGAGCGAGCCGGCCGCCTCCCCCACGACGTACGCCGACGACACCGGTCGCATCACCGTCACGAGCATTCCCAGCGACGATGTCGTCAGCTCGCCGTTCGAGGTCAGCGGTGAGGCGAACGTCTTCGAGGCCAACGTGCGCTGGCAGCTCCTGCGCGGCGAGGAGGTCGTCGAGGACGGCTTCACCACCGCGGAGTTCGCGATGGAGATGGCGCCGTACTCCTTCACCGTCGAGGCCGAGCCCGGCGACTACACGCTGGTGGTCTTCGAGGAGGACGCCTCCGACGGCGAGGGCAACGCCCCGCCGCGCGTGGAGATCCCGATCACCGTCGGCTGA
- a CDS encoding SigE family RNA polymerase sigma factor — protein sequence MAPSLDADAGITALYQSHQRAMVRLSTLLLRDSMLAEEIVQDSFVAVHRHWRRLRQPEHALAYLRQTVVNRSRSALRRRAVEQRYVPPVVREAPGADEDVLVGERRTAVLDALQLLPTRQREVLVLRYYLDLSEADIAATLDISRGAVKSHASRGSARLRELLAGEVGPR from the coding sequence GTGGCACCGTCCCTGGACGCCGATGCCGGCATCACCGCGCTCTACCAGTCCCACCAGCGCGCGATGGTACGACTGTCCACCCTCCTGCTGCGCGACAGCATGCTCGCCGAGGAGATCGTCCAGGACTCCTTCGTCGCTGTGCACCGGCACTGGCGGCGGCTCCGGCAGCCCGAGCACGCGCTGGCCTACCTGCGCCAGACCGTGGTCAACCGGTCGCGATCGGCGTTGCGCCGGCGCGCGGTGGAGCAGCGCTACGTCCCGCCCGTGGTCCGCGAGGCGCCGGGTGCCGACGAGGACGTGCTCGTCGGCGAGCGCCGCACCGCGGTCCTCGACGCGCTGCAGCTGTTGCCCACGCGGCAGCGTGAGGTGCTCGTGCTGCGCTACTACCTCGATCTCTCCGAGGCCGACATCGCCGCGACGCTCGACATCAGCCGCGGCGCGGTGAAGAGCCACGCTTCGCGCGGATCCGCCCGGCTGCGCGAGCTGCTGGCCGGGGAGGTGGGACCGCGATGA
- a CDS encoding signal peptidase I has translation MSTTTARRKRTSRVTTVVTNTAMLLVVALAVGFLAPALMGYQRYVITSGSMTGTYDTGSVVFAEVVPTDELEVGDVITYVPPAETGITHLVTHRIVSIDNGEIRTQGDANPQVDPWTFQLADLEQPRVVAGVPYVGYLFLALADRTTRMVLIGIPAAIIALLALAELIRHTRPEAETPAVPVHVVSGAGPLPTR, from the coding sequence ATGAGCACCACCACGGCCCGCCGCAAGCGCACCAGCCGGGTCACCACCGTCGTCACCAACACCGCGATGCTCCTCGTCGTCGCCCTCGCCGTCGGCTTCCTCGCCCCCGCCCTCATGGGCTACCAGCGCTACGTCATCACCTCCGGCTCCATGACCGGCACCTACGACACCGGCTCGGTCGTCTTCGCCGAGGTCGTCCCCACCGACGAACTCGAAGTCGGCGACGTCATCACCTACGTCCCCCCGGCCGAGACCGGCATCACCCACCTCGTCACCCACCGCATCGTCTCCATCGACAACGGCGAGATCCGCACCCAGGGCGACGCCAACCCCCAGGTCGACCCCTGGACCTTCCAGCTCGCCGACCTCGAGCAGCCCCGCGTCGTCGCCGGCGTCCCCTACGTCGGCTACCTCTTCCTCGCCCTGGCCGACCGCACCACCCGCATGGTCCTCATCGGCATCCCCGCCGCCATCATCGCGCTGCTCGCCCTCGCCGAGCTCATCCGCCACACCCGCCCCGAGGCCGAGACCCCGGCAGTCCCCGTGCACGTCGTCTCCGGCGCCGGTCCGCTCCCCACGCGCTGA
- a CDS encoding TasA family protein, giving the protein MSNTRRKVLVPLATLLAAGAVAIGSGATFTSTTASTTSVASGHVEHTLDNTTLDLTNIKPGDVITGSVKLTNTGTLPATVTLRESASTNTFTKDALTLELTQAGNATPLYSGNFGDLADTAVLPLGAVDVAGSTTVTWKVTFAADAGNVNEKKAATASYTWISTQNPGVALPFGATVGLPNLGD; this is encoded by the coding sequence ATGTCGAACACCCGCCGCAAGGTCCTCGTCCCCCTCGCCACCCTGCTCGCCGCCGGCGCCGTGGCCATCGGCTCGGGTGCGACCTTCACCTCCACCACCGCCTCGACCACCTCGGTCGCCTCCGGCCACGTCGAGCACACGCTGGACAACACCACGCTCGACCTCACCAACATCAAGCCCGGCGACGTCATCACCGGCTCGGTCAAGCTCACCAACACCGGCACCCTGCCCGCCACCGTGACCCTGCGCGAGAGCGCCTCGACCAACACCTTCACCAAGGACGCGCTCACCCTCGAGCTCACCCAGGCCGGCAACGCCACCCCGCTGTACTCCGGCAACTTCGGCGACCTGGCCGACACCGCGGTCCTGCCCCTGGGCGCGGTCGACGTGGCCGGCTCGACCACCGTGACCTGGAAGGTCACCTTCGCCGCCGACGCCGGCAACGTGAACGAGAAGAAGGCCGCCACCGCCAGCTACACCTGGATCTCCACCCAGAACCCCGGCGTGGCCCTGCCCTTCGGCGCCACCGTCGGCCTGCCGAACCTGGGCGACTGA
- a CDS encoding histidine triad nucleotide-binding protein — MTAVSDCLFCKIVAEEIPADVVAADEHTVAFRDISPQAPTHVLVIPREHHVDAASLASSTDGGVDALVRTAKRVAEAEGLGNGYRLVFNTGQDGGQTVFHVHLHLLGGRPMAWPPG; from the coding sequence ATGACCGCCGTCAGCGATTGCCTGTTCTGCAAGATCGTGGCCGAGGAGATCCCCGCCGACGTGGTGGCCGCCGACGAGCACACGGTCGCCTTCCGCGACATCTCGCCCCAGGCGCCGACCCACGTCCTGGTGATCCCGCGCGAGCATCACGTCGACGCCGCCTCGCTCGCGTCGTCGACCGACGGCGGCGTCGATGCGCTGGTGCGTACGGCGAAGCGCGTCGCGGAGGCCGAGGGGCTCGGCAACGGCTATCGGCTGGTCTTCAACACCGGCCAGGACGGTGGGCAGACCGTGTTCCACGTCCACCTGCACCTGCTGGGCGGGCGCCCGATGGCCTGGCCTCCCGGCTGA
- the ybeY gene encoding rRNA maturation RNase YbeY, translating into MSIEVLDESGAVVDATGLAKLARFVMDRMRVHPQAELCIKAVDEATIAELNEQWMDKVGPTDVLAFPMDELRPGLVNEEPEEGVLGDLVLCPAVAAKQAETAGHAVADEIDLLTVHGILHLLGYDHAEPEEHREMFGLQARLLAEWQGVKSGEEIR; encoded by the coding sequence ATGAGCATCGAGGTGCTCGACGAGTCCGGCGCGGTGGTCGACGCCACCGGCCTGGCGAAGCTGGCGCGGTTCGTGATGGACCGGATGCGCGTGCATCCCCAGGCGGAGCTGTGCATCAAGGCCGTCGACGAGGCGACGATCGCCGAGCTCAACGAGCAGTGGATGGACAAGGTCGGACCCACCGACGTCCTGGCCTTCCCGATGGACGAGCTGCGTCCCGGTCTGGTCAACGAGGAGCCCGAGGAGGGCGTGCTCGGTGACCTCGTGCTCTGCCCCGCGGTGGCGGCCAAGCAGGCCGAGACGGCGGGTCACGCGGTCGCCGACGAGATCGACCTGCTCACGGTGCACGGGATCCTGCACCTGCTCGGCTACGACCACGCCGAACCCGAGGAGCACCGCGAGATGTTCGGGTTGCAGGCCCGTCTGCTCGCCGAGTGGCAGGGCGTGAAGAGCGGAGAGGAGATCCGGTGA